Proteins from a single region of Trichoplusia ni isolate ovarian cell line Hi5 chromosome 3, tn1, whole genome shotgun sequence:
- the LOC113492320 gene encoding uncharacterized protein LOC113492320 isoform X1 gives MELEHSRLLKFFQSGRTIKEMAELPVIKIQNDYEDPPNVESKVPGSQEIREVDENTLRNQEESEIEVGGAQFSLSPILTVTQKETTLTKDGVKSQKLTVTEDIAIERRENGGLRYSSSSQHERELDSRSVRTKLRREIENRNMERDKSEEKKSKIPITRLRQAVEQVKKERREQKERERQQKQPRRSSLPKLKESKIPTKRHTSLKVDPKTEDEFDKIYEEIVDETLKNIDDIKLEVKIEDTEVLESKFEEIIHAYDEEVDERPTVSRISKIPALRRRGDDGASKIGALVERVKAKNPTADSELKDGGFRVTASNITIKRFSRGTSREVSRDNEVSVVKESVDSEVIDKTPKTVPVKPARTYRRKNSEKDNFKIETVEKVEEGKETQNVGEEIRTKATAPVKPERAKRAVSREVKKDDKGTVVIEKFEDDNTKTEIVTKSEGDGTTVKTTTIEREVHSSIPIRTERLIRSYSHSVNKEKPATEKFGQHFSSKTEEQKVINESTADKIELTANKKETTAKDKTAIPVKTERFTRGISIEMGNIRPKDDSSILKEFRENGSHNIVTITKGSVTKDTNSEVMTTEERKERIGNTIKETIVKETIIEETSSKTDESVSKEIKEENGLKTETLKTEYIIKEGIKVGIPVFTKTENLTESTIEDIESTTDEVKSFTRSASENITRTEFKDKTSEKTATFTKDTNINNKETVTNKLTSSVSVQEGASSYKSDVTENVSSSVTIKKVTEYQTTEQKTNVEMNTYMLRNPFDFSLKRDSYNFKNENVQKGETKEIQENSKTDTVLEQKKLQYSRGINETIESKKYDVFVEQKDQDLKEINKNNQSTITNNIKDKNKMTHSEEINKTEDTTITDTIAEKKEIEHSKVQAEDKDSDNEVTVLKGNVSRLKNKISSLASTKSMKQEDIDLPKSTSVSSKIAVFERLESKESTTKDEKHSAINTPEIETNIKKFEDKPKIVEELLKYESYDEKDKIKIGFNYDELIYTSEAKIVDEFWKSAEGPVNNISTHNPVITNKAVLTETKDESEPNTPDVTSINSATNISVIVGIPRENKTETSNLEAKENKIADNQFEVAKTLPIIVKVDKSKTSSPVIEPAVKGDNKTSIKPDLYELPKILPDRDYENEVGKTKPGKINLNNWKTQVAVNKILVDKKDVIKNESLDEIAKTLPDIGFSKNLDQVSKELPETIDLNEKKPEVAKTLPAIINFNINEAINVPTIVPGNLHKTNENIKIIEDKDSLSDINNTSNSLTTEKDEVKPQEIKIPDPVSEKGVIPVKSQLELPKELPEKASYKSQYMDTNNKNSKPVPGKINLNLWKNQVETNKTLLTKKSIINKELEFSKIVKQVEINRPRKVSKTNESIASEIAKPLPTIVSVVSTDLETVRALPSQIDVTLDSKEQPVRTLPAFINFKTNADQIETANDSASFLDVTTDGNLNKDVSKADNVNLTIGEAKIFPARIELQGSGIQVEEARTLPTYIDIKETVLQESTTVNDVKTINVSKTESDFESNKIEEAKSLPGKLDLRAWETQVEVNKTLLSTIRKDNAKVEIIKHVDTDSSETENDEYNFEDDDDFVPANNDFDIVTPKNKIGLGIVVENVTLDESQDDNDLNNNSNPISNESDPKELLSDPELVIDEPDVKEKKASIMNRIRNKLYFINYRNIIRNTANKKLAAEENDRNNEEKEHSIHNSYSFDSKAKEINTSNTEYKETNEFIEETYQKIVKEYTSKKIITESNINVNETENYSNLTESNDSKTEFVKSNEFGLKTEEEFESREEIKRAKSVAELDLGDAVNGKVLKILGRIKSVDFDSRRNVKVEKINLKEMPKKLSVLEKIRLFEALSQQTTFKKQIFLPQAVCPSRTRIRVKETGNIEILQGRTEAKTTGTLKPVTQEEKMVISEEVYEKKIEDLKGAKDRYGSIDKMPALAISESQSIPMIALGTALMDPRLIPHLIKAAIDLGYRAFDTAYIYGNEKEIGAAINEKIQDGTVKREELFIMSKLSSTFHRTDLVQGACKSSLQNLGLDYFDLYMIHNPMSFKEGPDPIPKIASVVQYSEHDYLDAWFGMEELVSSGLVRSIGVSNFNTMQLQRILDKGRFKPVVNQVECHPYLSQERMHAFCKERNITLSCFGVLGSKGTPAEFKNSTTAAIDDPFVKVMASGLNVTPAQLLIRYQIEYGRNVVVKASSAEHLWDNLQALKFTLDSAQMTGLHALNKNRRTFTFQGMGDTHKNYPFN, from the exons ATTGAACGTAGAGAAAATGGTGGACTCAGATACAGTAGTAGTTCGCAACACGAGAGAGAATTGGATAGCAGAAGCGTAAGAACAAAACTAAGAAgagaaatagaaaatagaaacaTGGAAAGAG ATAAATCGGAAGAGAAGAAATCCAAGATCCCAATCACAAGGCTACGTCAGGCTGTGGAGCAAGTGAAGAAGGAAAGAAGAGAGCAGAAGGAGAGAGAAAGA CAACAAAAACAACCGCGGCGCTCATCGCTGCCAAAGTTGAAAGAATCAAAAATACCAACGAAAAGACATACATCGTTAAAAGTCGACCCGAAAACGGAAGATGAATTTGACAAGATTTATGAAGAAATAGTCGATgaaactcttaaaaatattgatgataTAAAATTAGAAGTCAAAATAGAAGATACAGAAGTCCTTGAAAGTAAATTCGAGGAAATAATTCACGCGTACGACGAGGAAGTCGATGAGAGACCAACTGTATCGAGAATTTCGAAAATACCAGCTTTACGACGTCGTGGAGACGATGGTGCAAGCAAAATTGGAGCTTTAGTAGAAAGGGTTAAAGCTAAAAATCCTACAGCAGATTCTGAGTTGAAAGATGGCGGGTTTAGAGTCACAGCGTCTAATATTACCATTAAGAGGTTCTCAAGAGGAACAAGCAGAGAAGTGAGTCGAGATAATGAAGTCTCTGTGGTGAAAGAAAGCGTGGATAGTGAAGTTATAGATAAAACACCAAAAACAGTGCCTGTCAAGCCTGCTAGGACTTACCGCAGGAAAAATAGTGAAAAAGACAACTTTAAGATAGAAACTGTTGAAAAAGTTGAAGAAGGAAAAGAGACACAAAATGTTGGAGAAGAGATTCGAACCAAGGCAACAGCACCTGTCAAGCCTGAAAGAGCGAAACGTGCTGTCAGTCGAGAAGTCAAGAAAGATGACAAAGGCACAGTTGTCATCGAGAAATTTGAAGACGATAACACTAAAACAGAAATCGTAACCAAGAGCGAGGGAGATGGCACTACTGTCAAAACTACAACGATAGAAAGAGAAGTACACTCAAGTATACCTATACGTACTGAAAGATTAATTCGAAGTTATAGCCACAgtgttaataaagaaaagccCGCTACCGAGAAATTCGGTCAACATTTTAGTAGCAAAACTGAAGAACAAAAGGTCATCAATGAAAGTACAGCTGACAAAATAGAATTGACAGCAAACAAAAAGGAAACGACAGCAAAAGATAAGACAGCAATCCCTGTCAAAACAGAAAGATTTACTCGCGGTATCAGTATAGAAATGGGTAACATTAGACCTAAAGATGACAGCAGCATTCTCAAAGAATTCCGAGAGAATGGGAGTCATAATATCGTGACGATTACAAAAGGTAGTGTAACAAAAGACACTAATTCTGAAGTTATGACAACTGAAGAAAGAAAAGAACGCATCGGTAATACTATAAAAGAAACCATCGTAAAAGAAACTATAATTGAAGAAACATCGTCTAAAACAGATGAGAGTGTAAGCaaagaaattaaagaagaaaatggTCTTAAAACAGAAACTTTGAAAACTGAATATATTATCAAAGAAGGCATCAAAGTCGGTATACCAGTTTTCACGAAAACTGAAAATTTAACTGAAAGTACCATTGAAGATATTGAAAGCACAACAGATGAAGTTAAAAGTTTCACCAGAAGTGCCAGTGAAAATATCACACGAACGGAATTCAAAGATAAAACTTCGGAGAAAACAGCAACTTTCACTAAAGATACTAATATCAATAATAAGGAAACTGTCACTAATAAATTAACTAGCAGTGTGAGTGTACAAGAAGGCGCAAGTAGTTacaaaagtgacgtcactgAAAATGTGTCAAGTAGTGTCACTATTAAGAAAGTGACTGAGTACCAGACGACAGAACAAAAAACCAATGTAGAAATGAACACATACATGCTACGAAATCCCTTTGACTTCAGTCTCAAACGAGATtcttataatttcaaaaatgaaaatgtacagAAAGGAGAAACTAAAGAAATTCAGGAAAATAGTAAAACGGATACAGTTCTTGAACAAAAGAAGCTACAATACAGTAGAGGAATTAATGAAACGATTGAATctaaaaaatatgatgtttttgTGGAACAAAAAGATCAGGatcttaaagaaattaataaaaataatcaatctaCAATCACTAACAATATTAAAGACAAGAATAAGATGACACACAgtgaagaaattaataaaactgaagatACTACAATAACTGATACTATTGCTGAAAAGAAAGAGATAGAACATAGTAAAGTTCAAGCGGAAGACAAGGATAGCGATAATGAAGTGACAGTACTTAAAGGAAATGTCAGTCGGCTGAAAAATAAGATTAGTTCGTTGGCGAGCACGAAGAGTATGAAACAGGAAGACATTGATTTGCCTAAAAGCACTTCCGTCTCATCGAAAATTGCTGTTTTTGAG CGCTTAGAATCAAAAGAATCTACAACAAAAGATGAAAAACACTCAGCAATAAATACTCCTGAAATagaaacaaacatcaaaaaatttGAAGACAAACCGAAAATCGTAGAAGAGCTGCTCAAATATGAATCTTATGACGAGAAAGATAAGATCAAAATTGGCTTCAATTACGACGAATTGATATATACCAGTGAGGCAAAAATCGTTGATGAATTTTGGAAATCTGCTGAAGGACCAGTCAATAATATTTCAACTCATAACCCGGTGATAACTAATAAAGCCGTGTTAACGGAAACTAAAGATGAATCTGAACCAAATACACCAGATGTTACGTCTATAAATAGTGCTACAAATATATCTGTAATTGTAGGAATACctagagaaaataaaacagaaacgtCTAACTTAGAAgctaaggaaaataaaatagctgACAATCAATTTGAAGTTGCTAAAACATTACCTATAATAGTCAAAGTTGATAAATCTAAAACAAGTTCACCAGTTATTGAACCCGCAGTAAAGGGAGATAATAAAACTAGTATTAAACCAGATTTATACGAACTACCAAAAATTCTACCTGACAGAGATTACGAGAATGAAGTAGGTAAAACTAAACCTggtaaaattaacttaaacaatTGGAAAACTCAAGTCGCAGTCAACAAAATATTGGTCGATAAAAAAGACGtaattaaaaacgaaagttTGGATGAAATAGCTAAAACCTTACCTGACATTGGTTTCAGTAAAAATCTGGATCAGGTAAGCAAAGAATTACCTGAAACCATTGATTTGAACGAAAAGAAACCTGAAGTAGCTAAAACACTTCCagctattattaattttaatataaacgaaGCTATAAATGTACCTACGATAGTGCCAGGTAACCTGCACAAaactaatgaaaatataaagattattgAAGATAAAGACAGCCTGTCTGACATTAATAACACAAGCAATAGTCTTACGACTGAAAAAGACGAAGTTAAACCACAAGAAATTAAAATCCCAGATCCCGTATCAGAAAAAGGGGTTATACCAGTTAAAAGTCAATTAGAACTACCAAAAGAATTACCAGAAAAAGCTTCATACAAATCTCAATACATggatactaataataaaaacagcaaaCCGGTTCCCGGTAAAATAAATCTCAATCTATGGAAGAATCAAGTTGAAACTAACAAAACTCTGCTTACCAAGAAAagcattataaataaagaattagaATTCTCAAAAATCGTGAAACAAGTCGAGATAAATAGACCAAGGAAAGTATCAAAAACTAATGAAAGTATTGCGTCTGAAATCGCAAAACCTTTGCCTACTATAGTGAGTGTAGTTTCTACTGATCTTGAGACAGTGCGAGCTCTGCCATCGCAAATAGACGTCACATTGGATAGCAAAGAACAACCAGTTAGAACCTTACCTGCATTCatcaactttaaaacaaatgctGATCAAATTGAAACCGCTAATGATTCAGCTAGTTTTTTAGACGTGACTACAGATGGGAATCTTAATAAAGATGTGTCTAAAGCTGACAATGTAAATTTAACTATTGGAGAAGCTAAAATATTTCCAGCAAGAATTGAATTGCAAGGTTCTGGTATTCAAGTTGAAGAAGCTAGGACTCTACCAACTTATATAGATATTAAAGAAACGGTGCTTCAAGAATCCACAACAGTTAATGATGTTAAGACTATTAATGTATCTAAAACCGAATCAGattttgaaagtaataaaattgaagaagCAAAATCTCTTCCAGGCAAACTAGATTTAAGAGCTTGGGAGACACAAGTTGAAGTTAACAAAACCCTTCTGTCAACTATAAGGAAAGACAACGCAaaagttgaaataattaaacatgttGACACAGATTCATCAGAAACCGAAAATGACGAATACAATTTTGAAGACGATGATGACTTTGTACCCGcaaataatgattttgatattgtaacaccaaaaaataaaattggtttagGAATTGTAGTTGAAAATGTTACTCTAGACGAATCGCAAGATGACAATGATTTAAACAACAATTCAAATCCTATTTCTAATGAATCCGATCCTAAAGAATTACTTAGTGATCCTGAATTGGTTATTGATGAGCCTGACGTTAAAGAAAAGAAGGCTTCTATCATGAATAGGATTAGAAATAAACTATACTTCATCAACTATAGGAATATCATTCGTAATACAGCCAACAAGAAGCTAGCAGCTGAAGAAAATGACagaaataatgaagaaaaagaACATTCAATTCATAATTCGTATTCTTTTGACAGTAAAgccaaagaaataaatacaagcAACACAGAGTATAAAGAAACGAATGAATTTATAGAAGAAACATATcaaaaaattgttaaagaatATACCTCAAAAAAGATTATTACTGAAAgcaatataaatgttaatgaaactgaaaattattcaaatttaactgAAAGTAATGACTCGAAAACTGAATTCGTGAAATCTAATGAATTCGGACTGAAAACAGAAGAAGAATTTGAAAGTAGAGAAGAAATTAAAAGAGCGAAGTCCGTTGCAGAATTAGATTTAGGTGATGCTGTTAATGGTAAAGTCCTTAAGATTTTAGGTAGAATCAAGTCTGTGGATTTCGATTCTAGAAGGAACGTCAAAGTTGAGAAGATTAATTTGAAAGAAATGCCGAAGAAATTGTCGGTTTTGGAGAAGATTCGGCTGTTTGAG GCTCTATCGCAGCAAACTACCTTCAAAAAACAGATCTTTCTTCCACAAGCTGTCTGTCCTTCTCGCACACGTATACGAGTAAAAGAAACAGggaatattgaaatattgcaGGGTAGAACGGAGGCTAAAACTACGGGGACATTAAAACCAGTGACTCAAGAAGAAAAAATGGTGATTTCTGAAGAGgtttatgagaaaaaaattgAGGATTTGAAAGGGGCGAAGGACAGATATGGATCGATTGACAAAATGCCTGCGTTAGCGATCTCTGAGAGTCAGAGTATACCCATGATTGCTTTGGGGACCGCGTTG ATGGACCCCCGCCTCATACCCCATCTTATAAAGGCAGCTATCGACCTTGGCTACCGAGCCTTCGACACCGCGTACATTTATGGCAATGAGAAAGAAATAGGAGCGGCTATCAATGAGAAAATACAAGATGGCACTGTTAAACG TGAGGAACTATTCATTATGTCGAAGTTATCGAGCACTTTCCATCGCACAGACCTCGTGCAGGGTGCCTGCAAGAGCTCGCTGCAGAACCTAGGACTGGACTACTTTGACCTCTATATGATACACAACCCTATGTCCTTTAAG GAAGGCCCAGACCCAATCCCAAAAATAGCCTCTGTAGTCCAATACTCTGAGCACGATTACTTGGACGCGTGGTTCGGCATGGAGGAGCTGGTCTCCAGCGGCCTGGTCAGGAGTATCGGAGTCAGCAACTTCAACACGATGCAGCTGCAGAGGATCCTCGATAAAGGGAGGTTTAAGCCGGTTGTTAATCAG GTTGAATGTCACCCATACTTGTCCCAGGAGCGCATGCATGCATTCTGCAAGGAGAGGAACATTACTCTCAGTTGTTTCGGCGTACTGGGATCCAAG GGCACTCCGGCGGAATTCAAAAACTCGACCACAGCCGCTATCGACGATCCGTTTGTCAAAGTAATGGCGTCTGGACTTAATGTGACACCTGCACAACTTCTTATCAG ATATCAAATTGAATATGGCCGCAACGTTGTTGTGAAGGCGTCGAGTGCTGAACATCTGTGGGACAACCTACAAGCATTAAAGTTCACGTTGGATAGCGCGCAGATGACAGGACTGCATGCGTTGAATAAGAATAGGAGGACCTTTACATTCCAAGG aatggGAGACACTCACAAGAACTACCCATTTAATTAA